The proteins below come from a single Tribolium castaneum strain GA2 chromosome 9, icTriCast1.1, whole genome shotgun sequence genomic window:
- the LOC100141744 gene encoding gem-associated protein 5, producing MNELAVPPAPLWYRSSVLACAPDNTLVYGAKSDIVIVREKGPEEPAEVKLIHSAHSKLLTSVSLNRRWKEPHSYVVSLGEDSVMKVWDLDTFEKKTSNRDHVEHKNPVIGAVFAGDDRVVSASSTGFVHVWNINTNESKPLVDLFKSKVTLTCLSSCPHAGWLMAFGLNNGVVIVADLRRNGQVLYKLRGHYQAVVCLSWCPAPVNIFPRHGQNTVKNKSSESEHNEGSSSDKTVETKEKVNPWVNLVHADDGEASSGKETLSDTISDFLKDCHLLKSKILGLEPELVKSAEVKNSAADNEAESEVECEREFVPEVDCGRPLPKLYDPSGDFLDDSVLDSEIIEDKDEGNEKDIEHTGSEVKTDQTDETREKFDSPEKSECDSVLESETEKHDNTPEESPKIATPEESPKVVEPIEEEPRAEYLLASCGKDKSVYIWRAGTDGRMQTFFQAAKKGNNRRKNESTWMSLCWIAPDLLLTSSTKDELLAWPLPKPKTPKQYRVVHLEHSSLIFNIVAPPKYTTAFNWREKHELSAWTWSQDGNLVCFDLDAEKTRMCFSCITAFITCCDTSPLDPNRLAIGLKDGGIKIWDLSLPHTKTITMQKYHPKYTHKVTTIAWHPTREMFLGFGTEEGRVGSIDLISKKTTLFSHYFHSQVYKVEWGPLNADLHNLGLYAVAEGKIIIYDVSNPDQGPSFLDLPNNLYVYKFAWKPDFRLLLLNGKDGSLLVLTIDLVAITTLYPNEKGLNGIVWHPDSFMDKTDVSPRCNWFAATTVKGILVYDCGSIRESDNFAENIVATFEGHVKPPLALAWCLFDGNRIASTASDGLVHVWDVSTKSAVATFVDFCLSHNPAVVWSPIDPDLIITGDRMIQVWRVSKNPPKLDEEFLAERKRLVAKMAKSDDKVDKSRFLIEVPKAKTPAKNYIVPSFYVSNDENLEMQVGNMKKLLDQVENKNTGDGKLGPLELFGSKEQVSQLLDTNYNQQKKEGKFKSCELISLWKGDVGDYIQTAIDENRVNPTTINLAAMVSPKLWQDACLSYAKKLSEDAASDPFETAMYFLACHKIEEAINSLCTSLMFKEALVLAKQRLPENSVFITEVTQKWAEHCVTTGNFENAAFCYISIKEYENAAKVLARRNHKEFLDFAAELAEKAGNKGLHDSIKYKCSELENTPQNGAGDEMPSRIDAVLEKMTENQDAVSESGSEITNGSHPESAHNEN from the exons ATGAACGAGTTAGCTGTTCCTCCTGCGCCCCTTTGGTACAGGAGTTCAGTGTTGGCGTGTGCCCCTGACAATACCTTGGTGTATGGCGCAAAAAGCGATATTGTTATCGTTAGGGAAAAAGGCCCCGAAGAACCGGCCGAAGTGAAATTGATTCATTCGGCTCACTCTAAACT TCTCACTTCCGTTAGTTTGAACAGGAGATGGAAGGAGCCCCATTCGTACGTGGTGTCCCTGGGGGAAGACAGCGTGATGAAGGTGTGGGACTTGGATACCTTCGAGAAGAAAACGTCGAATAGGGATCATGTG GAACACAAAAACCCCGTAATTGGGGCCGTTTTTGCGGGTGATGATCGCGTCGTAAGTGCGTCATCGACCGGTTTTGTACACGTCTGGAATATCAACACGAATGAGTCCAAGCCTTTGGTAGATTTATTCAAAAGTAAAGTCACTCTGACTTGTCTTTCGTCGTGCCCCCATGCCGGCTGGCTCATGGCCTTTGGACTAAATAACGGTGTGGTGATCGTGGCCGATTTGCGTC GCAATGGGCAAGTTTTGTATAAATTGAGGGGGCATTATCAGGCGGTTGTTTGCTTGTCTTGGTGTCCAGCACCCGTAAATATCTTTCCGAGACATGGCCAGAATacggttaaaaataaatcaagcgAAAGTGAGCACAATGAGGGTTCTAGTTCAGATAAGACAGTTGAGACCAAAGAAAAGGTCAATCCTTGGGTAAATCTAGTTCATGCAGATGATGGCGAAGCCTCATCTGGTAAAGAAACCCTCTCGGACACAATCTCCGATTTTTTGAAAGATTGTCATCTTTTGAAAAGTAAGATATTAGGGCTTGAACCAGAACTTGTAAAATCAGCGGAAGTAAAAAACTCAGCCGCTGATAACGAGGCAGAAAGCGAAGTTGAATGTGAACGTGAGTTTGTGCCTGAAGTGGACTGTGGTAGGCCTCTGCCGAAACTGTACGACCCAAGTGGCGACTTTTTGGACGATTCTGTGCTAGATTCCGAAATTATCGAAGATAAAGATGAAGGAAATGAGAAGGATATTGAGCACACGGGCTCAGAAGTGAAGACTGATCAAACGGACGAAACCCGCGAGAAGTTTGACTCGCCGGAAAAATCCGAATGTGATAGCGTTCTGGAATCAGAAACTGAAAAACATGATAATACTCCAGAGGAGTCGCCAAAAATTGCTACTCCAGAGGAATCTCCAAAGGTTGTAGAACCGATTGAGGAAGAACCAAGAGCTGAGTATTTGCTCGCATCGTGTGGAAAAGACAAAAGTGTTTACATCTGGCGGGCGGGGACTGACGGTAGAATGCAGACGTTCTTCCAAGCCGCTAAAAAGGGCAACAATCGCAGGAAGAACGAAAGCACTTGGATGTCCCTGTGTTGGATTGCCCCAGATTTATTACTGACCTCGTCAACAAAGGACGAACTTCTAGCCTGGCCTTTGCCCAAACCCAAAAC acccAAGCAATACCGAGTTGTCCACCTTGAACACTCATCCCTCATTTTCAACATCGTGGCCCCTCCCAAGTACACGACGGCGTTCAATTGGCGCGAAAAACACGAACTTAGTGCGTGGACTTGGAGCCAAGACGGAAACTTGGTTTGTTTTGACTTGGACGCGGAAAAAACACGGATGTGTTTTTCGTGCATAACTGCGTTCATCACTTGTTGCGATACTTCACCTTTGGATCCCAATCG ACTTGCGATCGGTTTGAAAGACGGTGGTATCAAAATCTGGGATTTGAGTCTCCCACATACTAAAACTATCACAATGCAGAAATACCATCCCAAATATACGCACAAAGTTACCACGATTGCCTGGCACCCTACCAGGGAAATGTTTCTAGGGTTCGGGACTGAGGAAGGACGC GTCGGCTCGATTGACCTCATTTCGAAGAAAACAACGCTTTTTTCTCACTACTTTCACAGCCAAGTGTATAAAGTCGAGTGGGGGCCTTTGAATGCGGACTTACACAACTTAGGGCTTTATGCGGTGGCTGAGGGCAAGATTATCATTTATGACGTATCAAACCCCGACcaag GGCCGTCTTTCTTGGACCTTCCCAACAACTTGTACGTCTATAAATTCGCCTGGAAGCCGGACTTTCGTTTGCTTTTGTTGAACGGAAAAGACGGTTCTTTGTTGGTGCTAACGATCGATTTAGTGGCCATTACTACGCTTTATCCGAACGAAAAAGGCCTTAACGGAATCGTGTGGCATCCTGATTCTTTCATGGACAAAACCGACGTTTCCCCTCGTTGTAACTGGTTTGCAGCGACCACAGTTAAAGGGATCTTGGTCTACGATTGCGGGTCAATCCGAGAAAGTGACAATTTTGCCGAAAACATTGTCGCTACGTTTGAGGGACATGTGAAGCCGCCTTTGGCCTTAGCGTGGTGTCTTTTTGATGGTAATAGAATCGCGTCGACTGCTTCGGATGGACTGGTCCAT gTGTGGGACGTGTCAACGAAATCAGCAGTTGCGACTTTTGTTGACTTCTGCCTGAGTCATAATCCGGCAGTTGTTTGGAGTCCGATCGATCCAGATTTGATTATTACAGGTGATAGGATGATTCAGGTTTGGAGAGTTTCCAAAAATCCGCCAAAATTGGACGAAG AGTTTCTAGCTGAGAGGAAACGTCTTGTGGCTAAAATGGCCAAAAGCGATGACAAAGTTGACAAAAGTCGATTTTTAATTGAGGTGCCGAAAGCCAAAACTCCAGCTAAAAACTACATAGTGCCTAGTTTTTACGTATCAAATGATGAGAACCTGGAAATGCAAGTGGGCAATATGAAAAAGTTGTTAGACcaagttgaaaataaaaatacaggtGATGGCAAGTTAGGGCCCCTTGAGTTATTTGGGTCCAAGGAACAAGTGTCGCAACTTTTAGACACAAATT ATAATCAACAGAAAAAAGAGGGTAAATTTAAATCTTGTGAGTTGATTTCGCTGTGGAAAGGGGACGTAGGTGATTATATTCAAACTGCCATTGATGAGAATCGCGTCAACCCCACGACTATTAATTTGGCCGCAATGGTTTCGCCAAA ATTATGGCAAGATGCGTGTCTGTCATACGCGAAAAAATTGTCAGAGGATGCCGCGTCTGATCCGTTCGAGACAGCAATGTACTTTTTAGCGTGCCATAAAATCGAAGAAGCGATAAATTCACTGTGCACCAGTCTCATGTTTAAGGAAGCTTTAGTTTTGGCCAAACAGAGGCTTCCGGAAAATAGCGTGTTTATCACGGAAGTGACGCAAAAATGGGCCGAACATTGTGTAACCACCGGCAATTTCGAAAATGCTGCTTTTTG TTATATTTCGATTAAGGAATATGAAAATGCCGCCAAGGTTTTAGCGCGAAGGAATCATAAGGAATTTCTCGATTTTGCAGCCGAATTGGCCGAAAAAGCGGGAAATAAAGGACTGCATGACTCGATTAAATATAAGTGTAGTGAACTGGAAAATACTCCACAAAATGGTGCAGGTGACGAAATGCCGTCTCGAATTGATGCCGTTTTGGAGAAAATGACTGAGAATCAAGATGCAGTTTCAGAGAGTGGCTCTGAAATTACCAATGGATCTCACCCGGAATCAGCCCATAATGAAAATTAG
- the LOC103312672 gene encoding parathyroid hormone/parathyroid hormone-related peptide receptor has protein sequence MSEFQDILNTAKRKCYASKTTEIITGKFCELIFDDILCWPPTPAGLLANQSCSNEYIKWTRNNYATRQCDSDGQWFIPENSTESWTNYSQCGNISEFYPILDDSLRNHTLYNKWLPIIKNITQCGYILSTVSLIISLFVFIRIKRLHCARNKLHIHLFASFVMRALMSLIKDGLFIEGTALPHEIIQINGKLVYNKTNFSWVCKAIISLWNYFIISNYMFLLMEGAYLHNLLFLKLLSENGVVIYYSLGWGIPLLFIIPWIVLKAGNENIYCWTTKSSKFIAMLIDVPIGLTVVINFILFTIIVRILFVKLTSMYIQQRWTKYQKLIRAILILVPLFGIPYTISFVLSFYALEDQTFEIMWLFFDQTFTAFQGLFASLVYCLLNSEVQMEIMRKYNSFKDRNREFKRRSRTISHTQQIPLTEELQEMPHNAGIKDQLCINKTSDYF, from the exons ATGAGCGAATTTCAGGACATTCTGAACACAGCGAAAAGAAAGTGTTACGCGAGCAAAACCACCGAAATTATCACTGGGAAATTCTGCGAATTGATTTTCGACGATATCTTGTGCTGGCCGCCGACTCCCGCTGGACTTTTGGCCAACCAGTCGTGCTCGAACGAGTACATAAAATGGACCAGAAAC AACTACGCCACCAGACAATGCGACAGTGACGGCCAGTGGTTTATCCCCGAGAATTCGACCGAATCATGGACCAACTACAGTCAATGTGGTAACATTTCCGAATTTTATCCGATTTTAGATGACTCGCTCCGCAACCACACTCTGTATAACAAGTGGCTAccaattatcaaaaatattactCAGTGTGGCTACATTTTATCAACGGTCTCACTAATTATATCTTTGTTTGTCTTCATACGTATCAA gCGATTACACTGCGCTCGAAATAAGCTTCACATTCACTTATTTGCCTCGTTTGTAATGAGGGCCCTCATGTCTCTGATAAAAGACGGATTGTTCATCGAGGGGACGGCCTTACCGCAtgaaattattcaaataaatggaaagctaGTTTACAACAAAACTAATTTC TCCTGGGTTTGTAAAGCTATAATAAGTCTCTGGAATTATTTCATAATATCAAATTACATGTTTCTTCTGATGGAGGGCGCCTATTTACACAACTTGCTCTTTTTGAAATTGCTTTCGGAAAACGGGGTTGTAATTTATTACAGTTTGGGGTGGGGGATCCCCCTGCTTTTCATAATTCCGTGGATTGTTCTAAAGGCCGggaatgaaaatatttactgTTGGACAACAAAATCCAGTAAATTTATTGCAATGTTGATTGATGTCCCGATCGGACTTACGGTGGTT atcaatttcattttatttacaataatcGTCCGAATACTTTTCGTGAAACTGACTTCGATGTACATTCAGCAGCGCTGGACCAAGTACCAAAAGCTCATCCgtgctattttaattttggtgccTCTGTTCGGGATCCCTTACACGATTTCGTTCGTGTTATCGTTCTATGCGCTGGAGGACCAGACGTTTGAAATAATGTGGTTATTTTTTGACCAGACTTTTACAGCGTTTCAAGGACTTTTTGCCAGTTTGGTTTATTGCCTCTTGAACAGCGAGGTTCAGATGGAGATAATGCGAAAATATAACTCTTTCAAGGACCGCAATCGGGAGTTTAAGAGGCGAAGTCGCACGATCTCGCACACGCAACAGATTCCGCTGACTGAAGAGTTGCAAGAAATGCCGCACAACGCGGGGATTAAAGATCAGCTGTGCATTAACAAAACAagtgattatttttaa
- the LOC103312671 gene encoding transforming acidic coiled-coil-containing protein 1, protein MCQIPLLLVSQMLSQLYRNLFKSSPNHSEKFGADQIDLKISEMEQKISRLEEQNEELRKQLEYNRNKEAALQKVLCNYDNLLKKIITERNCKPQDDSTFHLANLEAAFYDLLRKYEKAKVVVHDFQQNETALKKQVIEYEDILENLRAKFVAYKSLSGKKIEKTGQLSLKKTKSCDNSKTKKRLMTTI, encoded by the exons ATGTGTCAAATACCGTTACTTCTGGTGTCACAAATGTTAAGTCAACTGTacagaaatttattcaaaagctCCCCAAATC ACTCCGAAAAATTCGGGGCTGACCAAATTGACCTTAAAATATCCGAAATGGAGCAGAAAATCTCACGTCTTGAAGAACAGAATGAAGAGTTGAGAAAACAACTCGAGTATAATCGCAACAAGGAAGCAGCTTTGCAAAAAGTGCTTTGCAATTACGACAACctccttaaaaaaatcataacggAACGAAACTGCAAACCCCAAGACGACTCCACATTTCATTTGGCCAACCTTGAGGCCGCTTTCTACGATTTGCTGCGTAAATACGAGAAAGCAAAAGTTGTAGTGCACGATTTTCAACAGAATGAGACCGCGTTAAAAAAGCAAGTGATAGAGTACGAAGACATTCTCGAAAACTTGCGCGCAAAATTTGTGGCTTACAAGTCACTCTCTGGCAAGAAAATCGAGAAGACGGGTCAATTGTCGTTGAAGAAGACGAAAAGTTGTGACAACAGCAAGACGAAAAAGCGCCTAATGACTACGATTTAA
- the nSMase gene encoding putative neutral sphingomyelinase: protein MEFKVFTLNCWGLAVVSKNRRHRMQAIAEKLATSQYDVVCLQEIWLDSDYQLIRNKVSGVLPYSHYFYSGVTGSGVCILSRHPMEDVFFHQWPVNGYIHKIHHGDWFGGKGVGLCKLKVNNYTVNVYSAHLHAEYDRNCDEYQAHRVLQSFDTAQFIQMTSGDADLVVLAGDLNTEPGDLAYRIMLSVPGLVDAFGEAGETVQNCVATNESLTNSYTPVALLKKNIPGKRIDYIMYHPGSSLQIDLKSYTLPLPHKIPGCAYSYSDHEAIAATLIVTKSEIRSLKSDQHMKKTVLEESIEICDDALRGLNNHKYLYWFFTFVLIVLLVTTLATDLPFGYNLNFIYHILKILITLFMFYTLMMATIWNKIERHAVIAGKLGMETALRKLKAKDL from the exons ATGGAGTTTAAAGTGTTTACTTTGAATTGCTG GGGCCTTGCGGTGGTCTCCAAGAACCGAAGACACCGAATGCAGGCAATAGCTGAGAAGTTGGCGACTAGCCAGTACGATGTAGTTTGCCTCCAAGAGATATGGCTTGACTCTGACTACCAGTTAATCAGAAACAAAGTCTCAGGGGTGTTACCATACTCTCACTATTTTTACag CGGAGTCACGGGCTCTGGCGTTTGTATTTTATCGCGACACCCGATGGAGGACGTTTTTTTCCACCAATGGCCAGTAAATGGTTACATTCATAAAATCCACCATGGTGACTGGTTTGGTGGAAAGGGCGTGGGTTTATGTAAATTAAAGGTGAACAATTACACCGTCAACGTCTACTCTGCACAT TTGCACGCAGAATACGACCGAAATTGTGATGAATACCAAGCTCACAGAGTGCTCCAATCTTTCGATACCGCTCAATTTATCCAAATGACGTCTGGAGACGCCGACCTAGTAGTCCTGGCCGGGGACTTAAATACCGAACCTGGAGATTTAGCCTACAGGATAATGTTGAGTGTTCCGGGACTTGTAGATGCGTTTGGTGAAGCTGGAGAAACGGTGCAGAATTGTGTGGCGACAAATGAAAGCCTCACTAATAGTTACACACCCGTGGCCTTACTCAAGAAAAACATTCCTGGCAAAAGAATCGACTATATCATGTATCATCCAGGCTCAAGTTTACAAATCGATTTAAAAAGCTACACATTGCCGTTACCACACAAAATCCCCGGATGTGCGTACAGTTACTCGGACCATGAAGCAATCGCTGCGACTTTAATCGTCACAAAGAGCGAGATAAGGTCGCTGAAAAGCGACCAACACATGAAGAAAACTGTCCTTGAAGAGAGCATAGAAATCTGTGATGACGCACTCAGGGGCTTGAATAACCATAAATATTTGTACTGGTTTTTTACGTTCGTTTTAATCGTGTTGCTGGTTACGACACTTGCAACTGACCTACCTTTCGGCTACAAtctgaattttatttaccacattttgaaaattttaatcaccctttttatgttttacactTTGATGATGGCAACTATCTGGAATAAAATCGAACGTCATGCTGTGATTGCGGGCAAGTTGGGAATGGAGACAGCTTTGAGGAAATTAAAAGCCAAAGATTTGTAA
- the XRCC1 gene encoding DNA repair protein XRCC1, giving the protein MPKIKLDHVVSFSSEDSVHVANNVLNSDPAKKWKCKDAGERSATIVLQLEKASLISALDIGNENSAYIEVLVSRSGTTDDFKVLLVMSSFMTPLEARQGTNPNKVRMFTQEHLSKPECEQKWDRVKIVCTQPFNRHVQYGLSFITFHTPGDKPNGTPVQTTIGKFTLRPDSPDNLTSGSLFARRQEFQKEPLSVAAAIREASSSPVTKPKLKINNTSQSNNNNKDHKPVPRNRNEILYNKDEEEPHEKIDKIIEKKAKEETKTKNFSPKPKDSGETSKRKHESSKKESPKKKIKVEKRRKPFSELLRGVTLVISGIQNPDRGNLRTMALEMGAKYKPDWDNSCTHLICAFTNTPKFNQVKGKGKIVKRNWIEECHSQRKRLPWRRFCLDKKDAKEPESEDEIWEEIEQKIEEDSTDDEGFDDTKMQKRIEEIQAKQKEKSREKETNSFSQDTDEETIQSKPGDEIADKLPGFLDFKTFFIDECLDEDVAKTLERYIIAYNGIVAENPSEDVDYFITSENNAENLKSYNSRAECLRPDWLWDCHNNKKFVSTVDYLL; this is encoded by the exons atgccCAAAATAAAGCTTGACCACGTTGTTAGTTTCAGCAGCGAGGACTCC GTTCACGTCGCAAATAACGTTCTAAACAGCGATCCCgctaaaaaatggaaatgcAAAGATGCGGGCGAACGCTCGGCCACAATTGTCCTCCAGCTCGAGAAAGCGTCCCTAATTTCAGCACTTGACATCGGGAATGAAAATTCCGCATATATTGAAGTCCTGGTCTCAAGATCAGGGACCACGGatgatttcaaagttttactgGTAATGTCTTCCTTCATGACGCCTTTAGAGGCACGTCAAGGGACTAACCCTAACAAGGTGCGAATGTTCACCCAAGAGCATTTATCCAAACCCGAATGTGAACAAAAGTGGGACAGAGTCAAGATAGTTTGCACTCAACCTTTCAACAGACATGTTCAATATGGGCTGTCTTTTATTACGTTCCATACGCCTGGAGACAAGCCAAACGGGACCCCAGTCCAGACAACCATTGGAAAATTTACGCTAAGGCCTGACTCGCCTGATAATCTAACATCTGGGAGTCTATTTGCCAGAAGACAGGAGTTTCAAAAAGAGCCCCTTTCCGTGGCAGCTGCCATAAGAGAAGCCTCTTCATCACCAGTAACAAAaccaaagttaaaaattaataacacgtcacaaagtaataataataataaagatcATAAACCCGTACCAAGAAACAGGAACGAAATTCTCTACAATAAAGATGAGGAAGAACCTcacgaaaaaattgataaaatcatTGAAAAGAAAGCCAAAGAGGAGACAAAAACCAAGAATTTCTCCCCCAAACCTAAAGATTCGGGAGAGACAAGCAAACGAAAGCACGAATCCAGCAAAAAAGAAAGccccaagaaaaaaattaaagttgaaaaaCGCAGAAAGCCCTTCTCAGAACTGTTGAGGGGTGTGACCTTGGTCATTAGCGGCATACAAAATCCTGATCGAGGTAATTTGAGGACGATGGCGTTGGAAATGGGGGCCAAATATAAGCCCGACTGGGACAACTCTTGCACTCATTTAAT CTGCGCCTTCACCAATACTCCCAAATTCAATCAAGTGAAAGGCAAGGGAAAAATCGTTAAAAGAAATTGGATTGAGGAGTGTCACTCCCAAAGGAAGCGCCTCCCTTGGAGACGCTTTTGTTTGGATAAAAAAGATGCAAAAGAACCAGAGAGTGAGGATGAGATTTGGGAGGaaattgagcaaaaaattgaggAGGATAGTACCGATGATGAGGGGTTTGATGACACAAA aatgcaAAAAAGAATAGAGGAAATTCaagcaaaacaaaaagaaaagtctcgagaaaaagaaacaaattCGTTTTCGCAAGACACGGACGAAGAAACAATTCAGTCAAAGCCGGGCGATGAGATTGCCGACAAATTACCTGGGTTCTTAGACTTCAAGACGTTTTTTATCGACGAGTGTCTTGATGAAGACGTTGCAAAGACTTTAGAAAGATACATAATAGCATACAACGG AATTGTTGCGGAAAACCCATCAGAAGACGTTGATTATTTCATAACGTCTGAAAATAacgctgaaaatttaaaatcctACAATTCCAGAGCAGAGTGTTTGAGACCAGACTGGCTGTGGGACTgtcacaataacaaaaaatttgtctCTACTGTTGATTACTTGTTATAA
- the LOC663930 gene encoding calnexin yields MLRSLVPAVITLLLIFSAVKCDEVDDSDEATVEVEPEESHIDIPYESPSPLDPKKVYFAEHFDDPDQFAKRWIKSQAKKEGISEDIAKYDGEWQLEPTQKDSLVGDKGLVLKSKAKHAAIASSLLKPFIFDTKPLIVQYEVIFQDGQECGGAYLKLLTQDSASKNLNNFHDKTPYSIMFGPDKCGNDHKLHFIFKHRNPLNGSVEEKHCKKPKDRIEEVFSDKLPHLFTLVLHPDNTFEILIDNKVVNSGSLLEDFTPAVNPPKEIDDPNDKKPEDWDEREKIPDPDAVKPDDWDEDAPAQIVDESAVKPEGWLDNEPSHVFDPDAKKPEDWDSEMDGEWEPPLIDNPACKDAVGCGPWEPPLINNPDYKGKWRAPLIDNPNYKGKWRPRRIPNPEFFEDKHPFKMQTVTAVGFELWSMSKDIFFDNIIITDDITVANHWADATFEKKKQKIAKDSESVIQKLATLTNDYPWLWGVYIIVLGIPVVFVLYLCCKPGSSASQIQEKEELRQAAQHKKTDETTEDVVEEEGKEEEEDEVEAENAEDDDREKNSGPDSDEEEESEEKTEEQSSKGAGDGARKRKVRKE; encoded by the exons ATGCTTAGAAGTCTCGTTCCGGCAGTAATCACGTTATTGTTGATATTTTCGGCGGTAAAATGTGACGAAGTGGACGATTCTGACGAGGCTACTGTGGAAGTAGAACCGGAAGAATCACACATTGATATCCCCTACGAAAGTCCGAGCCCCCTTGACCCGAAAAAGGTCTATTTCGCCGAGCATTTCGACGATCCAGACCAGTTTGCGAAACGTTGGATAAAATCCCAAGCGAAGAAAGAAGGGATTTCCGAAGACATCGCAAAATACGACGGTGAATGGCAACTTGAACCAACCCAAAAAGACAGTCTAGTGGGCGACAAAGGTTTAGTGCTTAAATCAAAGGCTAAACACGCTGCTATTGCCTCCTCTCTCCTAAAACCGTTTATTTTTGATACTAAACCATTAATCGTGCAATATGAAGTAATATTCCAAGACGGCCAAGAATGTGGCGGAGCCTACTTGAAGCTGCTCACCCAGGACTCCGCCAGTAAAAACTTGAACAACTTCCACGATAAAACCCCCTACTCGATCATGTTCGGCCCCGACAAGTGCGGTAACGACCACAAGCTCCACTTTATCTTCAAGCACCGCAACCCTCTCAACGGGAGCGTCGAGGAAAAGCATTGCAAAAAACCCAAAGACCGCATTGAGGAAGTCTTCTCCGACAAACTCCCCCACTTGTTCACCCTTGTCCTGCACCCTGACAACACCTTCGAGATCCTAATCGACAACAAAGTGGTCAATTCGGGAAGTTTGCTTGAGGATTTCACCCCGGCAGTGAATCCTCCGAAAGAAATTGACGATCCTAATGACAAGAAACCTGAGGATTGGGATGAAAGGGAGAAAATCCCTGACCCAGATGCCGTGAAACCTGACGATTGGGATGAGGATGCGCCGGCTCAGATTGTTGATGAATCAGCGGTGAAACCGGAAGGTTGGCTGGATAATGAACCGTCGCATGTTTTCGATCCTGATGCAAAGAAACCAGAAGATTGGGATTCGGAAATGGACGGGGAGTGGGAACCACCGCTTATTGATAATCCCGCTTGTAAGGATGCTGTCGGGTGTGGGCCTTGGGAGCCCCCACTTATCAATAATCCCGATTATAAGGGGAAGTGGAGGGCGCCGCTTATCGATAATCCTAATTATAAGGGGAAGTGGAGGCCCAGGAGGATCCCCAATCCCGAGTTCTTCGAAGATAAGCATCCCTTTAAAATGCAGACTGTT aCCGCTGTTGGATTTGAGTTATGGTCAATGTCAAAGGACATTTTCTTCgacaatattattattaccgaCGATATTACCGTTGCGAACCATTGGGCAGACgccacttttgaaaaaaagaagcAAAAGATCGCCAAGGATTCG GAAAgcgtaattcaaaaattagctACCTTGACCAATGATTACCCTTGGCTTTGGGGAGTATACATTATCGTACTAGGCATCCCTGTTGTTTTTGTATTATACCTTTGCTGCAAGCCTGGATCCTCTGCTAGTCAAATTCAG GAGAAAGAGGAGCTTCGACAAGCAGCGCAACATAAAAAGACTGACGAAACGACTGAAGATGTTGTAGAAGAAGAAGgtaaagaagaagaagaagatgaAGTAGAAGCTGAAAATGCAGAAGACGACGATAGAGAAAAGAATTCAGGGCCTGATTCCGACGAAGAAGAGGAATCAGAGGAAAAAACAGAG GAACAGTCATCCAAAGGTGCAGGTGACGGCGCGAGGAAACGAAAAGTTCGTAAGGAGTga